Proteins encoded by one window of Xanthomonas sp. DAR 80977:
- the arsC gene encoding arsenate reductase (glutaredoxin) (This arsenate reductase requires both glutathione and glutaredoxin to convert arsenate to arsenite, after which the efflux transporter formed by ArsA and ArsB can extrude the arsenite from the cell, providing resistance.) yields MTLTIYHNPACGTSRNTLEMMRQSGEDPVVIEYLQAPPTREKLVELLAAMGMSPRELLRQKGTPYAELGLDNLALTNEQLVDAMMAHPILINRPIVVSDRGVALCRPSEKVLALLDNPVSSFTKEDGEIVTAAGAST; encoded by the coding sequence ATGACGCTGACGATCTACCATAACCCGGCCTGCGGCACGTCTCGGAATACCCTGGAAATGATGCGCCAGTCAGGTGAAGACCCGGTGGTCATCGAGTACCTGCAGGCGCCGCCCACGCGCGAGAAGCTGGTCGAGCTGCTCGCCGCGATGGGCATGTCCCCTCGTGAGCTCCTGCGCCAGAAGGGAACACCGTACGCGGAGCTGGGCTTGGATAATCTCGCGCTCACCAACGAACAACTGGTGGACGCGATGATGGCGCACCCGATCCTGATCAACCGTCCCATCGTTGTTTCCGACCGGGGCGTGGCGCTGTGCCGACCGTCCGAAAAGGTGCTCGCGCTGCTGGACAACCCGGTGTCCTCCTTCACCAAGGAAGACGGCGAAATCGTGACCGCAGCCGGGGCGTCGACGTGA
- the arsH gene encoding arsenical resistance protein ArsH: MIDRIAVDLPSIDAAQLAPIDVDALAGPGDPRHPPRILILYGSLRERSYSRLLAEEAGRLLRWYGCDVRIFDPHDLPLPDGATPDHPKVSELRELAYWSEGMVWVSPERHGAMTGIMKAQIDWIPLADGAKRPTQGKTLAVMQVSGGSQSFNAVNQLRVLGRWMRMVTIPNQSSVAKAFQEFDEAGRMKPSAYYQRVADVCEELVKFTWLVRGRSAYLTDRYSERVESAEELSKRVNQRSI; the protein is encoded by the coding sequence GTGATTGATCGCATTGCCGTAGATCTGCCGAGCATCGACGCAGCACAACTTGCACCGATCGACGTTGACGCACTAGCTGGGCCCGGCGACCCAAGGCACCCACCGCGGATCCTCATCCTCTATGGCTCGCTGCGGGAACGCTCTTATTCCCGGCTGCTGGCAGAGGAAGCCGGCCGACTCTTGCGCTGGTACGGCTGTGACGTGCGAATCTTCGATCCGCATGATTTGCCACTGCCTGACGGAGCCACCCCGGATCATCCGAAGGTGAGTGAGCTTCGCGAACTTGCGTACTGGTCCGAAGGCATGGTCTGGGTCAGCCCCGAACGCCACGGTGCCATGACCGGGATCATGAAGGCGCAGATCGACTGGATTCCTCTGGCCGACGGGGCCAAGCGCCCGACACAAGGCAAAACCTTGGCGGTGATGCAGGTGTCTGGTGGCTCGCAGAGCTTCAACGCAGTAAACCAGCTGCGCGTACTCGGCCGTTGGATGCGCATGGTCACCATCCCGAACCAGTCCTCGGTGGCCAAGGCATTCCAGGAATTTGATGAGGCCGGGCGCATGAAGCCGTCTGCGTACTATCAGCGCGTTGCTGACGTATGCGAGGAGTTGGTGAAGTTCACCTGGCTGGTGCGTGGTCGCTCAGCGTACCTGACCGATCGCTATTCCGAACGTGTTGAGAGCGCCGAAGAACTGTCCAAGCGCGTGAATCAGCGCTCCATCTAA
- a CDS encoding arsenic transporter encodes MLALAIFIVTLIFVIWQPRGFGIGWSALAGAAVALATGVVGWGDVATVWGIVWDATFTFVALIIISLILDAAGFFAWAALHVARWGGGSGRKLFPLIVLLGAAIAAVFANDGAALLLTPIVLAILLRLNFPPASALAFTVACGFIADTASLPLVVSNLVNIVTANFFDVSFGRYAAVMVPVNLVSVGATLIVLWLWFRRDIPRTYPVHDLEAPHQAIRDKAVFRAGLPLLALLLVAYFVTGPLGVPIALVTGVAALVLMAIAGRWATGGRGATMALTKILRGAPWQIVLFSVGMYLVVYGLGNAWLTKAASAVLEWLAAQGTFVATIGTGFAVAGLASIMNNMPATLVGALAIDGAYLPAATRELMIYANVVGNDLGPKLTPIGSLATLLWLHVLAGKGQRITWGQYMKVGLILTPPVLLATLVALWIWLPLAQ; translated from the coding sequence ATGCTTGCCCTCGCGATTTTCATCGTCACTCTTATATTCGTCATCTGGCAGCCGCGCGGGTTCGGTATCGGTTGGTCGGCACTGGCCGGCGCCGCTGTAGCATTGGCCACCGGCGTCGTCGGGTGGGGTGACGTCGCCACGGTGTGGGGGATTGTCTGGGATGCGACGTTCACCTTCGTCGCACTCATCATCATCTCGCTCATCCTCGACGCGGCCGGCTTCTTCGCATGGGCGGCGTTGCACGTGGCCCGCTGGGGCGGCGGCAGTGGTCGGAAACTCTTTCCGCTGATTGTCTTGCTGGGCGCTGCGATCGCGGCAGTGTTCGCCAACGATGGCGCGGCTCTCCTGCTGACGCCGATTGTCCTTGCCATTCTGTTGCGCTTGAACTTCCCGCCTGCGAGTGCGCTGGCGTTCACTGTGGCATGCGGTTTCATCGCTGATACGGCCAGCCTGCCGCTCGTTGTCTCGAACTTGGTCAACATCGTCACCGCGAACTTCTTTGACGTCTCGTTCGGGCGCTACGCAGCGGTCATGGTGCCGGTGAATTTGGTGTCGGTCGGCGCCACGCTGATCGTTCTGTGGCTCTGGTTCCGCCGCGACATTCCTCGCACCTACCCGGTCCACGATCTTGAAGCGCCGCATCAAGCGATCCGCGACAAGGCTGTCTTCCGCGCCGGTTTGCCCCTGCTCGCATTGCTGCTCGTTGCCTACTTCGTAACCGGGCCGCTAGGCGTCCCGATCGCCTTGGTGACGGGTGTGGCTGCGCTGGTGCTGATGGCAATTGCAGGTCGCTGGGCGACAGGCGGCCGAGGCGCAACCATGGCCCTGACCAAGATTCTGCGCGGTGCGCCCTGGCAGATCGTGCTGTTCTCGGTTGGCATGTATCTGGTGGTTTATGGGCTTGGCAACGCCTGGCTGACAAAGGCGGCAAGTGCGGTGCTTGAGTGGCTGGCGGCGCAGGGAACCTTTGTGGCCACGATCGGTACCGGCTTCGCAGTGGCGGGCCTCGCTTCGATCATGAACAACATGCCGGCGACGCTGGTGGGCGCGCTCGCCATCGATGGGGCCTATCTTCCGGCCGCCACCCGCGAATTGATGATCTATGCCAACGTCGTGGGCAACGACCTTGGCCCCAAGCTCACTCCGATTGGGTCGCTCGCGACCCTGCTGTGGCTGCACGTCCTCGCCGGCAAGGGCCAACGGATCACGTGGGGACAGTACATGAAGGTAGGGCTAATCCTCACGCCCCCGGTCCTGTTGGCCACGCTCGTCGCTCTCTGGATTTGGCTGCCGCTCGCTCAATGA
- a CDS encoding efflux RND transporter permease subunit, whose amino-acid sequence MLERLIGLSIRHRWLTLVLTAALVALGVWSYRHLSIDATPDITNVQVQINTQAPGYSPLEAEQRVTFAIETAMAGLPKLDYSRSLSRYGLSQVTVVFKDGTDLYFARQQVAERLQQIASQLPEGLDPEMGPISTGLGEIFMYTVEAEPNARKPDGTPYTATDLRTLQDWVIRPQLRTTAGVTEVNTIGGFERQIHITPDPAQLVALGFTLNDVVAAVMRNNQNIGAGYIERNGQQFLVRVPGQLANLEAIGNIVLDRRDGVPIRVRDVASVGEGKELRTGAATQNGHEVVVGTAFMLFGANSREVSQAAAAKLDAANASLPPGVHAKAVYDRTALVDRTIGTVSKNLIEGALLVVVVLFLLLGNVRASLITAAVIPLAMLFTIIGMVRGGVSGNLMSLGALDFGLIVDGAVIIIENCLRRFGEAQHALGRQLNDEERYDLTASATAEVIRPSLFGLGIIAAVYLPIFALSGVEGKMFHPMAITVVLALTGAMVLSLTFVPAAIATFLRGRVAEHDNRLMRWSRARYTPLLDWALRRRVVVLAGAAVLVVGCGVLATRLGSEFVPSLDEGDITLQPMRIPGTSLEQSVAMQETLEKRLAQFPEVANIFSKIGTAEVATDPMPPSMADTFLMLKPRDQWPDPRKPKAELVEELEAAAKEIPGSNYEFTQPIQMRTNELISGVRSDVAVKVYGDNLDQLTRLASRVERVMRSVPGAEDVKAEQVSGLPLLTITPDPAALARYGLNPGDVQETVATAIGGSVAGQLIEGDRRFDLVVRLPESQRQDPAVLADLPIPLPESASVDESSRLATGANGGPRTVPLREVAKIQVERGPNQINRENGKRRVVITANVRERDLGGFVGELRTRIGQDVTLPEGYWIDYGGTFEQLISATQRLGVVVPVTLALIFALLFMAFGSAKDATIVFSGVPLALTGGVLALALRGIPLSISAGVGFIALSGVAVLNGLVMIAFIRRLREQGDLLDDAVRDGALGRLRPVLMTALVASLGFLPMALNVGAGSEVQRPLATVVIGGIVSSTALTLLVLPVLYRWLHRDRAPRGDRTALESSKS is encoded by the coding sequence ATGCTCGAACGCCTCATTGGGCTGTCCATCCGCCACCGCTGGTTGACGCTGGTGCTCACCGCTGCGCTGGTTGCGCTGGGCGTGTGGAGCTACCGTCACCTCTCCATCGACGCCACGCCGGACATCACCAATGTCCAGGTCCAGATCAACACCCAGGCCCCTGGCTACTCGCCGCTGGAGGCCGAGCAACGGGTGACCTTCGCCATCGAAACGGCCATGGCCGGCCTGCCCAAGCTGGACTACAGCCGCTCGCTGTCACGCTACGGGCTTTCGCAGGTCACCGTCGTCTTCAAGGACGGCACCGACCTGTACTTTGCCCGCCAGCAGGTCGCCGAGCGCCTGCAGCAGATCGCCTCCCAGCTTCCCGAAGGGTTGGACCCGGAAATGGGGCCCATCTCCACCGGCCTGGGCGAGATCTTCATGTATACCGTGGAGGCCGAGCCCAACGCTCGCAAGCCCGACGGCACGCCGTACACGGCCACGGACCTGCGCACCCTGCAGGACTGGGTGATCCGGCCGCAGCTGCGCACTACCGCTGGCGTCACCGAGGTCAACACCATCGGCGGCTTTGAGCGGCAGATCCACATCACCCCCGACCCGGCCCAGCTGGTGGCGCTGGGATTCACGTTGAACGACGTGGTCGCCGCGGTCATGCGCAATAACCAGAACATCGGCGCCGGCTACATCGAACGCAACGGCCAGCAGTTCCTGGTGCGCGTGCCCGGCCAGCTGGCCAATCTGGAGGCGATCGGCAACATCGTGCTGGACCGGCGCGATGGCGTGCCGATTCGGGTGCGCGACGTCGCTAGCGTGGGCGAAGGCAAGGAGCTGCGCACGGGCGCGGCCACCCAGAATGGCCACGAGGTCGTGGTCGGTACCGCCTTCATGTTGTTCGGCGCCAACAGCCGGGAAGTCTCCCAGGCGGCCGCGGCCAAGCTGGACGCCGCCAACGCCAGCTTGCCCCCGGGCGTGCATGCCAAGGCCGTCTATGACCGCACCGCGCTGGTGGACCGCACCATCGGCACGGTATCCAAGAACCTGATCGAGGGCGCGCTGCTGGTGGTGGTGGTGCTGTTCCTGCTGTTGGGCAATGTGCGCGCCTCGTTGATCACCGCGGCGGTGATCCCGTTGGCGATGCTGTTCACCATCATCGGTATGGTGCGTGGCGGCGTATCGGGCAACCTGATGAGTCTGGGTGCGCTGGACTTCGGCCTGATCGTGGACGGGGCGGTGATCATCATCGAGAACTGTCTGCGCCGGTTCGGGGAGGCGCAGCACGCGCTGGGCCGCCAGCTCAACGATGAAGAGCGCTATGACCTGACCGCCTCGGCCACCGCCGAGGTGATCCGTCCCAGCCTGTTTGGCCTGGGCATCATCGCGGCGGTCTACCTGCCGATTTTCGCGCTGTCCGGGGTGGAAGGAAAAATGTTCCACCCGATGGCGATCACGGTGGTGCTGGCCCTGACCGGTGCCATGGTGTTGTCGCTGACCTTCGTGCCGGCAGCGATCGCCACCTTCCTGCGCGGCCGCGTGGCTGAGCACGACAACCGCCTGATGCGCTGGTCGCGCGCCCGCTACACCCCGCTGTTGGATTGGGCGCTGCGGCGCCGTGTCGTGGTGCTGGCAGGCGCGGCCGTGCTGGTGGTGGGCTGTGGCGTGCTGGCCACCCGCTTGGGCTCGGAGTTCGTGCCGAGCCTGGATGAGGGCGACATCACCTTGCAGCCCATGCGTATTCCCGGCACCAGCTTGGAGCAGTCGGTGGCCATGCAGGAAACGCTGGAGAAGCGCTTGGCCCAGTTCCCGGAAGTGGCCAACATCTTCTCCAAAATCGGCACCGCCGAGGTGGCCACCGACCCGATGCCGCCGTCGATGGCCGACACCTTCCTGATGCTCAAGCCCCGCGACCAGTGGCCCGACCCGCGCAAGCCCAAGGCCGAGTTGGTGGAAGAGCTGGAGGCGGCTGCCAAGGAAATTCCGGGCAGCAATTACGAGTTCACCCAGCCCATCCAGATGCGCACCAACGAGCTAATCTCCGGCGTCCGCTCGGACGTGGCGGTCAAGGTTTACGGTGACAACCTCGACCAGCTGACCCGTCTGGCCAGCCGGGTCGAGCGGGTCATGCGCAGCGTCCCCGGCGCCGAGGACGTCAAGGCCGAGCAGGTCTCCGGCCTGCCATTGCTCACCATCACGCCAGATCCGGCGGCATTGGCACGGTATGGCCTGAATCCGGGCGACGTGCAGGAAACGGTGGCCACCGCCATTGGGGGCAGTGTCGCCGGCCAGCTGATCGAGGGCGACCGCCGCTTCGACTTGGTCGTGCGCCTGCCCGAATCGCAGCGCCAAGACCCGGCTGTACTGGCAGATCTGCCCATTCCACTGCCGGAAAGCGCCAGCGTGGACGAGTCCAGCCGCCTGGCCACCGGCGCCAATGGTGGCCCTCGTACGGTGCCGCTGCGGGAAGTGGCGAAGATCCAGGTGGAACGCGGGCCCAATCAGATCAATCGCGAAAACGGTAAGCGGCGCGTGGTGATCACCGCCAACGTACGCGAGCGCGATCTGGGTGGGTTCGTCGGCGAGCTGCGCACGCGCATCGGCCAGGATGTCACGCTTCCTGAGGGCTACTGGATCGACTACGGCGGCACATTCGAGCAGCTGATCTCGGCCACCCAACGCCTGGGGGTGGTCGTTCCGGTGACACTGGCGTTGATCTTCGCCCTGCTGTTCATGGCCTTCGGTTCGGCCAAGGATGCGACCATCGTGTTCAGTGGTGTGCCACTGGCGCTGACCGGCGGTGTGCTGGCACTGGCTCTGCGCGGGATTCCCCTGTCGATCTCGGCCGGCGTGGGCTTCATCGCACTGTCGGGCGTGGCCGTACTCAACGGCCTGGTCATGATCGCCTTCATCCGCCGTCTGCGCGAACAGGGCGATCTTCTGGACGACGCTGTCCGGGACGGCGCCCTTGGACGCCTGCGGCCGGTGCTGATGACCGCCCTGGTGGCCTCGCTCGGGTTCCTGCCCATGGCCTTGAATGTCGGCGCCGGCTCGGAGGTGCAGCGCCCGCTGGCCACTGTCGTCATCGGGGGGATTGTGTCATCCACCGCATTGACCTTGTTGGTGCTGCCGGTGCTCTATCGTTGGCTGCATCGCGACCGAGCTCCCCGCGGCGATCGCACTGCCTTGGAGTCCTCGAAATCATGA
- a CDS encoding efflux RND transporter periplasmic adaptor subunit, with the protein MNRFSWTALGMALMLAACNASTPNEASEGGAAAEGEEHGEHEEAPLETKIAAKAAQAAGIQVAPAGPGEIADEHEVQGLLTPIDGRIAQVTARFPGPVRSVRAGVGDQVRAGQALATVESNLSLTTYTVTAPISGVVMARTAAVGMAAAEGAPLFEVADLSSLWVDLHIFGADAQHIGAGVPVTVTRLSDDVTAQTTLERVLPGTATASQSTIARATVANTDGLWRPGSAVKARVTVDRQSAALVVPITALQTAEDQDVVYVQQGETYHTRPVKLGRRDAERAEVLEGLKAGEQVVVAQSFLIKADIEKSTVEEE; encoded by the coding sequence ATGAATCGCTTTTCCTGGACCGCACTGGGCATGGCCCTGATGCTGGCCGCCTGCAACGCGTCGACCCCCAACGAAGCCTCCGAGGGCGGCGCCGCCGCTGAGGGCGAAGAGCACGGCGAGCACGAGGAAGCGCCGCTGGAAACCAAGATTGCCGCCAAAGCTGCGCAGGCGGCGGGTATCCAGGTCGCGCCGGCGGGTCCAGGTGAGATTGCTGACGAGCATGAGGTGCAAGGGCTGCTGACCCCGATCGATGGGCGCATCGCGCAGGTCACTGCACGCTTCCCCGGACCGGTCCGTTCTGTGCGAGCGGGCGTGGGTGATCAGGTGCGTGCCGGCCAGGCACTGGCCACCGTGGAGAGCAACCTGAGCCTGACTACCTACACCGTCACCGCGCCGATCAGTGGCGTGGTCATGGCGCGTACGGCCGCTGTGGGCATGGCAGCCGCTGAGGGCGCGCCGCTGTTCGAGGTCGCCGACCTGTCCTCGCTGTGGGTGGACCTGCACATCTTCGGCGCCGACGCCCAGCACATCGGTGCCGGCGTACCGGTGACGGTCACCCGCTTGAGCGATGACGTCACGGCGCAAACCACGCTGGAGCGCGTCCTGCCCGGCACCGCCACCGCCAGCCAAAGCACCATTGCGCGCGCCACCGTGGCCAACACCGATGGCCTGTGGCGGCCGGGTTCGGCGGTCAAGGCGCGGGTCACGGTGGATCGCCAATCGGCGGCGCTGGTGGTGCCGATCACTGCGCTGCAGACCGCAGAGGACCAGGACGTGGTCTACGTGCAGCAGGGCGAGACCTACCACACCCGGCCGGTGAAGCTGGGGCGCCGCGACGCCGAACGCGCCGAAGTGCTGGAAGGGCTCAAGGCCGGTGAACAGGTGGTGGTGGCTCAGAGCTTCCTGATCAAGGCCGACATCGAAAAGTCCACCGTGGAAGAGGAATGA
- a CDS encoding TolC family protein, whose product MHVRLAAIAAWLLLGGAVTTPAAAAELMTLDDAFARVAQTHPELRLVDARATVLAAERDQAMQRPPWTVGAEVENALGTGVARGLDSAELTLSLSSVLERGGKLDARRTLAQSRIDALAVHRETGRLDLLAETAQRYLAVVGADRQRRLADVDVGQRQRTVAAARQRLQAGASPESVVLTAQAALARAELTRDRADQQRIAARQHLAALWGERAPSFEVAAADPRVLPAIASMQTLAEELERTPELAQFADARRIAQARLQLARSAASSDLSWQLGVRRLQESDDTALVASLSMPLGSRSRAQPEIRAGEAELEVLTIEREAKGLSLYSTLVEAHGRYTVAQAEVARLQGDVLPKLARAEQAAERAYRAGAISYLEWAQLQSERTAMAQQQLDVALDAQRALIEIQRLTGQALVTPPAAASTGETP is encoded by the coding sequence ATGCATGTGCGATTGGCGGCTATAGCCGCATGGCTGCTGTTGGGCGGCGCGGTGACGACGCCGGCGGCGGCGGCCGAATTGATGACTTTGGACGACGCGTTCGCGCGTGTGGCCCAAACCCACCCCGAGCTGCGCCTGGTCGATGCGCGGGCCACCGTGCTCGCTGCCGAGCGCGATCAGGCCATGCAGCGCCCACCGTGGACGGTCGGTGCCGAGGTCGAAAATGCATTGGGCACGGGCGTGGCCCGTGGTCTGGACAGCGCCGAGCTGACCTTGAGCCTGAGCTCGGTCCTGGAGCGCGGCGGCAAGCTCGATGCGCGCCGAACCCTGGCCCAAAGCCGGATTGATGCGCTGGCCGTGCACCGGGAGACCGGCCGGCTGGACCTGCTCGCCGAGACGGCGCAGCGCTATCTGGCCGTCGTTGGCGCCGACCGTCAACGCCGGCTGGCGGACGTGGATGTCGGCCAGCGCCAGCGGACCGTGGCGGCCGCCCGGCAGCGCCTGCAGGCCGGTGCTTCGCCCGAATCGGTGGTACTCACCGCGCAGGCAGCGCTGGCGCGGGCCGAGCTGACCCGTGATCGGGCCGATCAGCAGCGAATCGCCGCTCGTCAGCATCTGGCCGCACTGTGGGGCGAACGTGCTCCCAGCTTCGAGGTGGCCGCGGCCGATCCCAGGGTCTTGCCGGCGATCGCGTCCATGCAGACGTTGGCCGAGGAGCTGGAGCGGACTCCGGAACTGGCGCAGTTTGCCGACGCCCGTCGGATCGCGCAGGCACGACTGCAGCTGGCGCGTTCGGCGGCCTCGTCGGACCTGTCCTGGCAGCTCGGTGTGCGCCGCCTGCAGGAGTCCGACGACACCGCGCTGGTGGCCAGCCTGTCCATGCCGCTGGGCAGCCGCAGCCGCGCACAGCCGGAGATTCGCGCCGGCGAAGCCGAGCTGGAGGTCCTGACGATCGAGCGCGAGGCCAAGGGCCTGTCGCTGTACTCCACGCTGGTCGAGGCCCATGGCCGTTACACCGTGGCGCAGGCCGAAGTGGCGCGGCTGCAAGGAGACGTACTGCCGAAGCTGGCCCGGGCCGAGCAGGCTGCCGAGCGCGCCTATCGCGCCGGCGCGATCAGCTATCTGGAATGGGCACAGCTGCAGTCCGAACGCACGGCCATGGCCCAGCAGCAGCTGGACGTGGCGCTCGATGCGCAGCGCGCCCTGATCGAAATTCAACGACTGACCGGCCAGGCGCTTGTCACGCCGCCGGCGGCCGCTTCCACCGGAGAGACCCCATGA
- a CDS encoding cation transporter, whose product MSDCGCHHEAKNAQERRVLWIALALNAAMAVIGGIAGWVAHSTGLLADALDMLSDATAYAIGLVAIGRTARFKANAAWVSGSVLLVLGVGVLVEVGRRVMFGAEPVSGWMIGTALLSLVVNVTVLRMLAPLKSGEVHLRATWLFTRADVVANVGVILAGLLVWWLASPYPDFVIGALIGLYVIKEAFEILGDARRARADARKTAA is encoded by the coding sequence ATGAGTGATTGCGGCTGCCACCACGAGGCTAAGAACGCGCAGGAGCGGCGCGTCCTCTGGATCGCCCTGGCGTTGAACGCGGCGATGGCCGTGATCGGCGGCATCGCCGGCTGGGTTGCTCATTCCACTGGCCTACTGGCCGACGCTCTGGACATGCTGTCCGATGCCACCGCCTATGCCATTGGCTTGGTCGCTATCGGGCGCACGGCGCGCTTCAAGGCCAATGCCGCGTGGGTCAGCGGCAGCGTGCTGCTTGTGCTGGGTGTGGGCGTGTTGGTCGAGGTCGGCCGCCGCGTAATGTTCGGTGCCGAGCCGGTCAGCGGCTGGATGATTGGCACCGCCCTGCTGTCGCTGGTGGTAAACGTGACGGTACTGCGCATGCTGGCGCCGCTGAAGTCCGGCGAGGTGCATCTGCGGGCGACCTGGCTGTTCACCCGGGCTGATGTGGTCGCCAATGTTGGCGTAATCCTGGCGGGCCTCCTGGTGTGGTGGCTGGCCAGCCCGTACCCAGATTTCGTGATCGGCGCCCTGATCGGCCTGTATGTGATCAAGGAAGCCTTCGAGATCTTGGGTGATGCCCGCCGGGCACGTGCCGACGCGCGCAAGACGGCTGCATGA
- a CDS encoding MerR family transcriptional regulator produces the protein MKISEAADASGCHLETIRYYERIGLLPRPGRSGNGYRVYGPADIERLRFIARGRDLGFSLEEVRSLLQLAGDEELSCGDVDRLARSHLTDVRARMADLQRMASELERVIASCHGGQRAECTILSTLRQPASVEATRQ, from the coding sequence ATGAAAATCAGTGAGGCTGCCGACGCCAGCGGGTGCCATCTGGAGACCATCCGCTATTACGAGCGGATCGGCCTATTGCCGCGCCCTGGGCGCTCAGGCAATGGGTACCGGGTCTATGGCCCGGCCGACATCGAGCGGCTGCGCTTCATTGCGCGTGGCCGGGATCTGGGTTTCAGTCTGGAAGAGGTCCGCAGCCTGCTGCAGCTGGCCGGCGATGAGGAGCTTTCGTGCGGGGACGTGGATCGGCTGGCCCGCAGCCATCTGACCGACGTGCGGGCGCGCATGGCTGACCTTCAGCGCATGGCCAGCGAGCTGGAACGGGTGATTGCCAGTTGCCACGGCGGTCAGCGGGCAGAATGCACCATCCTGTCAACGCTGCGACAGCCGGCCTCGGTGGAGGCCACGCGCCAGTGA
- a CDS encoding site-specific integrase codes for MTELDRYLDAATRQNTVRSYASALRHFEVEWQGHLPATPDSVARYLAAYAQTLATSTLRHRLAAIASWHRDHGFVDPTRSPLVRKVLKGIKTLHPGQVKQAAPLQIRRLVELDDWLAAAIAAAQARGDGAAALRHQRDRALVLLGFWRGFRGDELLRLDVAHLTLVPGQGMTCFLPRSKGDRQAAGVTYKVPALSRLCPVEATQVWLQAAGLQEGPVFRAVSQWGQVSAEGLHPNSLVRLLRELLASAGFADAGLHSSHSLRRGFASWANDQGWDMKALMEYVGWRDVQSAMRYLDGRDPFARDRIEASLPSPTSPAPTMALPAPEGKSALQLRLRMVLTPFARAGRGAAKARGRIEEICLAPFQAVRLNTASSEYRLTAPTDPDRDLDEILATLLDDMHRMADTHQCFLEASLNTDDGRHWD; via the coding sequence GTGACCGAACTGGACCGCTACCTCGATGCGGCCACGCGCCAGAACACGGTGCGCAGCTATGCGTCGGCGCTGCGGCACTTTGAGGTTGAGTGGCAAGGCCACCTCCCAGCCACACCTGACAGCGTGGCGCGGTACCTGGCCGCCTATGCGCAGACCTTGGCCACCAGCACCCTTCGCCACCGGCTGGCCGCCATTGCCTCCTGGCACCGCGACCACGGCTTTGTCGACCCGACCCGGTCGCCGCTGGTGCGCAAGGTGCTCAAAGGCATCAAAACCCTGCACCCGGGCCAGGTCAAGCAAGCCGCGCCGCTCCAGATTCGGCGGCTGGTCGAACTCGATGACTGGTTGGCTGCAGCGATCGCTGCGGCACAGGCGCGGGGCGACGGAGCGGCGGCGCTGCGCCACCAACGGGACCGAGCGTTGGTGCTGCTCGGATTCTGGCGTGGCTTCCGCGGCGATGAACTGCTGCGTCTGGACGTGGCCCATCTCACGCTGGTGCCGGGACAGGGGATGACCTGCTTCCTTCCGCGCAGCAAGGGCGATCGGCAGGCGGCCGGCGTCACCTACAAGGTGCCGGCGTTGTCGCGATTGTGTCCGGTGGAGGCGACCCAGGTGTGGCTGCAGGCGGCCGGCCTGCAAGAAGGGCCGGTATTTCGGGCGGTCAGCCAATGGGGCCAGGTGAGCGCCGAAGGCCTGCATCCCAACAGCTTGGTGCGCCTGCTGCGTGAGTTGCTGGCCAGTGCTGGTTTTGCCGATGCTGGGCTCCACAGCAGCCATTCGCTGCGCCGCGGCTTTGCCAGCTGGGCCAACGACCAAGGCTGGGACATGAAGGCGCTGATGGAGTACGTGGGCTGGCGCGATGTGCAGTCGGCCATGCGTTATCTGGACGGGCGTGACCCGTTCGCCCGGGATCGCATTGAAGCGAGCCTGCCCAGCCCAACCTCGCCAGCTCCGACGATGGCGCTGCCGGCGCCCGAGGGAAAATCTGCCCTGCAGCTGCGCCTGCGCATGGTGCTGACCCCGTTTGCCCGCGCCGGCCGCGGCGCGGCCAAGGCCCGGGGGCGAATCGAAGAGATCTGCTTGGCCCCGTTCCAGGCTGTGCGGCTGAACACCGCCAGCAGCGAGTACCGGTTGACAGCTCCCACCGATCCCGACCGGGATCTGGATGAAATCCTGGCCACGTTGCTCGATGACATGCACCGCATGGCCGATACGCACCAGTGTTTCCTGGAAGCGTCTCTCAATACAGACGATGGCCGGCACTGGGATTGA